A window of Chryseobacterium aquaeductus genomic DNA:
AATTCCGTAAATTGATCTGGTGGTGCACCTGCCTGAAAATCCATTCCGAATAACTCAGGTTCCGTCCATGCTTCTACAGAATATCTATAAATCCCAATCGGAAGATCACCCTTCAAAGAAATCCCTAAACTATGAATATAGTCGACGGAATTTTTGAGTTGTTTATGAAGTTGAAACTGCACCCAGGCATGAAGCATAGAAGCATCAAAATCTTTACTTTTAGTGGAGAAAAATGGCGCTATTTTTCCGGCAATATATTTCTTATGTGTTTTCCAATTATTGAAGTTTGGCGTATTATATTTATCCCTTAGTACACAGAAAGCAGAATAAGGGAGAAGCCAAGATTCGTTGTCTTTAATAAACTTTTTAAAGTTTCTGTCTTTATAAATCTTTTCTTTTTCAGTAGTAAAGATGGCTTTCAGATATTTCCATTTAGAAGAAATCATCTTTTCGTAATCGATTAAATTTTTTGAATTTAATTCAGATTTTTCAGCATTAAACTCTTCAACTAATTCTTTAGGTAAATTGTAATCTAAATTTTGAATTGAAACATATTGCGGATGTAAAGCATACACAGAGACCGCTGCATAAGGGTAAGAATCTGTCCAGGAATAGTTCGCTGTTGTATCATTAATAGGTAAAATCTGAATCATACCTAATGATGTTTGATCTGCCCAATGTGCCAGTTTTTTTAGATCTGAAAACTCACCAACGCCAAAACCTTCATCACTTCTCAAAGAGAAAACCGGAACGGCTACTCCTGCATCATGATACATTTGATAAGACTTAAATTTAAAATAATGATCTGCAGCGATTTGCAAAACATCTTTCTGAAGATTAGGAATCGTATATCTGTTATCTCCGGCTTCAACATCAACTACTTTTCCTGCAATTTTATCAAAAATTGCATATTTATACTCAATTAAATGATTTTCGGCAATTTCAACAGATGCTTCCCAAACTCCAAAGTCGGTTTGAGAAAGATGAACAGCTTTATTGTAATCCCAATTCCCTAAGCTTTCGGAATTTCCAAACAAAATAATTTCCCAGTTTGGATTATACACAGGCGCTTCAATTCTAAACAAATGACTGTGTTTTTTGAGCACCGATAATTTTTTAGGAACAAACTGATTCAGCTTATTATACAGTACTTTATTGTTGAGATAATTCTCCGGAAAATTTTTGTTGTTCCATTGATCGAAGATTAAAAACTCTTTATAATTATGCGGGAAAGCCAACTGATGCGAAACAAATTCTTGCCTCACCATATTATTTTTATCGTCAACCAATTGATAATGATAAGAAACTGATTTTGAGAAATAATCTACTTCACATTTCCAAAAACCATCTTCTGTATAAAACATTGCATGAGTTTTTGATACATTGCTCTCTTCATCAATTACCAACTGTAGATTTTCACCAGCTTTTGCCCTATAGCCAACGTTAAAATATAATTTCATCTATCTTTTTTTGATAAAAATACATTTTTAAAATTGAAATACAAATGGTTACAGTATCAAATAATCATTAAAAAAACCTTTTCTCTGTCTTGAGAAAAGGTTTTGGCATATCTTTTAAAAATAAAATTTACTTTATTACCAGAATTTTTTTATTCAATAAGGTTTTTCCTGATTCATCGGCGATATTTACAATGTATGATCCTCCGACCAGATTTCTCAGAAACACTTGTTGATTTAGCTGACCGTTTTTCACAGATAAACTTTGAGTCATCACCGTTTTCCCTGAAACGTCAAAAACATTCATTTTAATATTTCCTTTTACCGATTGATCATTTACATTCACGTAGATATAACTCTCATCAACTTTTGTAGGGTACACATCCAAATTAGCAAAAGTATTTGAAGAAACCGCTCTGTCATTCACAAAATATTTGCTTGCCAAATCATAAATGTGCAAATTGCTCTCTCCCGAAAGTTGTCTGGCTTCAAGATTGTCAAGACTCAGCTCATACATCGATGCTCCTTTTGCGCTTGCAATCACAACTTTTCCTTTAGAATTTACTGCTGCTCCGTTTACAGAATAATTTTCCGGAAGTCCTGTGATTTTTCCAATAAATTTTGCTGTTAATTCTTTGGCAGAAACTTTAAAAACATTTCCTGACATTGAGAAAACATAGAGGTTATTGTCTGCATCAGCAATCATATCACCACCAAAACCTGTTTCCATTGCCGTGAAAGAATTTTTACCATTGGAAGCATCATCTTTTATAATTCCAAGATCGTTTACAACAAACTGATTATTCTTCTTACTGATTTGTAAAAACTGAGTCCCTGAATTATTGACTGCGTAAATATTTCCGTCATACCCTGTTGTCATTCGGGTAATATGAGAATTGATATCGCAAGATGTCACGCGAGCGATTGTATTTTCAACCAATGTTATTTCTTTCGTTTTTTGATTTAAAACATAAATATTAGAAGAAAACATTGGCATATAAACCAAATTTTCGCCTGCAGAATCGTAAGCTAAAGCCGCCAAAGTCATTGACTGAGCATGATTGTAAGAAGTTTTATCTTCCAAAACTGCAGCTTTTCTTGATTGAGAAATCACTTTAGCTTCTGATGAAACGCTAAAAATATTCTGACCGGAAGTTCCGTCTGCATACATTGCACGAAAATCGCTGAACTCAATTCTTGGAGAATCTTTACCAGCCAATGCAAAAAAATCTTGCTGTGCATTGATGGTATTTCCAAGTAATAGTAGAATAATAGGAAATAGATGTTTTTTCATACGTAGATGTTTAGGTTTGTAATTGTTTTAGTGTTACTAAGTTAAACATTTTTTGATTTGATTAAAAAAATATTTGTTAATTTTTACACCCATTTTGTTGTATAAAAATTCATGCGTGTGAATTGTTCGATTCATACGGTTAAATTCATGAACTCATGCGCATGAATTTAAAGATTGATGCGCATAAGTTTTAAAGTTATAAGAAAAAGTATCTGCTCTCAATGTAAAATAAAAAAACTCTCACCGATAAAGTGAGAGTTTCCATTATATAATTATTATGAATAATTAATTTAAAACATAAGAAGTTCCGTCTCTTCCATCTTTCAGCTCAATCCCTTCGGCTAAAAGTTTATCTCTGATTTGGTCTGAAAGGTCAAAGTTTTTAGATTTTCTTGCCTGATTTCTCAATTCAATCAGCACCTTTAAAGTCTGATCCAATTTTTCGTTATTATTCTCTTCAATTGACTGAAGTCCCAAAACATCGAATATCAACGCATTTAAAGTAGATTTTAATTCTTCTAAATCTTCCGTTGAAACCGTTTCTTTCTCATCTTTTAAAGCAAAAATAAATTTCACTGCTTCAAATAAGTGCGCGATTAAAACTGGAGAATTAAAATCATCTGTCAACGCATCATACGCTTTAGTTTTCCATTCTTTCAAATTGAAACTCGATTCTTTCTGATCATTTGGAGTAATTGCATTTAACACTTTTACCGCATCCATCAATCTAATGAAACCTTTTTCACTGGCAATCATTGCATCATTGGAAATGTCTAAAACACTTCTGTAGTGCGCCTGCAAAAAGCAAAAACGAACAATCGTAGGATGGAAAGGCTTTTCGAAAAAATCATTGTCTCCGGAAACCAATTGTTTTGGTAAAATATAGTTACCAGTAGATTTGCTCATACGCTGACCATTCATTGTCAACATATTGGCGTGCATCCAATAATTTACAGGTTCTACGTCATTGCAAGCTTTTCCTTGTGCGATTTCACATTCGTGGTGTGGGAATTTCAGATCCAT
This region includes:
- a CDS encoding 4-alpha-glucanotransferase, translated to MKLYFNVGYRAKAGENLQLVIDEESNVSKTHAMFYTEDGFWKCEVDYFSKSVSYHYQLVDDKNNMVRQEFVSHQLAFPHNYKEFLIFDQWNNKNFPENYLNNKVLYNKLNQFVPKKLSVLKKHSHLFRIEAPVYNPNWEIILFGNSESLGNWDYNKAVHLSQTDFGVWEASVEIAENHLIEYKYAIFDKIAGKVVDVEAGDNRYTIPNLQKDVLQIAADHYFKFKSYQMYHDAGVAVPVFSLRSDEGFGVGEFSDLKKLAHWADQTSLGMIQILPINDTTANYSWTDSYPYAAVSVYALHPQYVSIQNLDYNLPKELVEEFNAEKSELNSKNLIDYEKMISSKWKYLKAIFTTEKEKIYKDRNFKKFIKDNESWLLPYSAFCVLRDKYNTPNFNNWKTHKKYIAGKIAPFFSTKSKDFDASMLHAWVQFQLHKQLKNSVDYIHSLGISLKGDLPIGIYRYSVEAWTEPELFGMDFQAGAPPDQFTELGQNWEFPTYNWEAMKADHYQWWKNRFKALEQYFDAMRIDHILGFFRIWRMPISATQGILGYFYPAVPIVSEEFKARHIPFDYDRYCKPFINDLILWNYFGEQSNKVLDFLNNNHDGTYSFKEEFDTQRKLTDYFKKKPLGSIEEQLILLCANVLFLPEERNGQTVYHPRFNAFKTDSYKYLSDWEKKAVYDLYQDYFFRRQDYLWKESAMEKLPVILNSTKMLICGEDLGMVPDCVPGVMDELAIVALKVQRMPSDQISFYNPKNADYMNVVTASSHDSSTLRQWWQENHHLTQQYYNQQLMQYGKAPEQLEPHLAEIIMKQHLYNDAMLAIFPIQEFFALENDLTNPNMNEERINNPAVFPHFWRYRMHLNVENLIENSVFNQKISDWVKDSGRA
- a CDS encoding T9SS type A sorting domain-containing protein; translated protein: MKKHLFPIILLLLGNTINAQQDFFALAGKDSPRIEFSDFRAMYADGTSGQNIFSVSSEAKVISQSRKAAVLEDKTSYNHAQSMTLAALAYDSAGENLVYMPMFSSNIYVLNQKTKEITLVENTIARVTSCDINSHITRMTTGYDGNIYAVNNSGTQFLQISKKNNQFVVNDLGIIKDDASNGKNSFTAMETGFGGDMIADADNNLYVFSMSGNVFKVSAKELTAKFIGKITGLPENYSVNGAAVNSKGKVVIASAKGASMYELSLDNLEARQLSGESNLHIYDLASKYFVNDRAVSSNTFANLDVYPTKVDESYIYVNVNDQSVKGNIKMNVFDVSGKTVMTQSLSVKNGQLNQQVFLRNLVGGSYIVNIADESGKTLLNKKILVIK
- the cysS gene encoding cysteine--tRNA ligase codes for the protein MQLKIYNSLTAEKEIFTPIFEGNVGMYVCGPTVYSNVHLGNVRTFLSFDFIYRSLVHLGYKVRYVRNITDAGHLTDDGDVNNDRFVKQTRLEKLEPMEIVQKYTVDFHKVLELFNLLPPSIEPTATGHIVEQIELTQKLIEKGFAYESNGSVYFDVLEYNKRGLNYGELSKRNIEELFANTRDLDGQGEKKNPQDFALWKKASPAHIMRWNSPWGEGFPGWHLECTAMSTKYLGDKFDIHGGGMDLKFPHHECEIAQGKACNDVEPVNYWMHANMLTMNGQRMSKSTGNYILPKQLVSGDNDFFEKPFHPTIVRFCFLQAHYRSVLDISNDAMIASEKGFIRLMDAVKVLNAITPNDQKESSFNLKEWKTKAYDALTDDFNSPVLIAHLFEAVKFIFALKDEKETVSTEDLEELKSTLNALIFDVLGLQSIEENNNEKLDQTLKVLIELRNQARKSKNFDLSDQIRDKLLAEGIELKDGRDGTSYVLN